From the Bacteroidales bacterium genome, the window CTGCTTCCTTTGTTACAATCGCAGCCACCATACTATCTATTTCAGGATTGGACGGATAGGAAAAAAAGACTGGTTCCACATTTGCATTTGTGATCCTGACATGGATCATTCTGTCTTCCTCTTTATCTTTCCTGGTAAGTTCATGCTTTTTAATGTGATTATTGAAGTAATCTTCAATATGCGTACAACCTACGATACCATACTGGGTCCGTCCATCCATGGTCTGAGCATATATGTATAACTTTTCTGCCTCATCCTGTATCAGCCAGCCATTCTTTTTAAAGGACCGGAAATTTTCGACCACTTTATCATAAACCTCCTGGCTATGTTCATCAATTCCAACTGGAAGGTCAATTTCAGCTTTAGTGACATGAAGCAATGAATATGGATTTCCATCGGCTTCAATGCGAGCTTCATCTGAGTTCAGCACATCATAAGGACGTGAGGCTAATTGTTTTACCAGCTGTACCGGAGGGCGCAATCCCCTGAAAGGTTTAACTATTGACATGGTATTACAGGTTAATTATTAATTAGGACATTGTTTTTCAACACTATAGACTGGTATAAAAAATATTTTGGGCAGATTGAATAAAGCTGCAAAATAATAAAAACCGGCACAATGTGACTTGAACCGGTTAGAAATTATAAAGATTTTTTTCAGAAATATTTGATCTGAAAATGTCAGGTCATTGAAGGACAGGATCAATCGTCATCGGTATCGACTATACCGGCTGATCTTTGCAATGATCCAATTAATGCTCCCAGCATTTTGGTCATTTCCATTAATTGATGCCTTGACTCATCTTGTTCAACTGTTGAAATAAGCTTTTGTTTTTCAGCGAGTGAGGTGTGTACTACACATTCCCTGACCGAACTTTTGGCCATTTTGAGATAATAAATAAACTGGCTTTTGTTCCTGGCTGAACCTTCCGCTATATGGAGGGCAATAGCCTGGGCAGAGTCGTAATATCTTTTAGACAGGGAAGAATGTCCATTCTCGGAGAATATACTTACCTTCTTATAAACCCAATCAATATAATCAAGTGCTTTGTGATAGACCCTGAGGTCTTCAAAGCGAAAAAATGTTGTAGTTTTTTCAAGATCAGTCTCCATGTTAATTAAAATTTAAGTTTGATGGGTTTTTGGTAACATCCGAAA encodes:
- a CDS encoding four helix bundle protein translates to METDLEKTTTFFRFEDLRVYHKALDYIDWVYKKVSIFSENGHSSLSKRYYDSAQAIALHIAEGSARNKSQFIYYLKMAKSSVRECVVHTSLAEKQKLISTVEQDESRHQLMEMTKMLGALIGSLQRSAGIVDTDDD